Proteins encoded by one window of Desulfovibrio ferrophilus:
- a CDS encoding GspE/PulE family protein, whose amino-acid sequence MAAPIRIGDLLRDKGFIGDEHIRYALQVQRVTKEKLGQVLTRTGLVSEYDLVYTVSQQLKLDYVKLDSMTPDYQLLKRFNRNACLAQRVFPIAQQDNEILACISDIPDGKLEQMIVRATGMRPRFVMAEESRVISAIYNYFYFLDNPVEKLLQREVGIIAADTSRTVSPDTLINYILLLAVKQRATDVHLRPMARGIAVAFRVDGVMSNVAFLPPALSRVTTSIKLQAGMDIAEQRLPQDGRWTANLLERRYDIRVSSIVTPFGENVVMRLLSQEKASFSFPALGFLEEDVAILARIFDEPFGILLLTGPTGSGKSTTLVAGLTSLDLLGKNVLTVENPIEYVVPLARQTQVNEGAGYNFSNAMRHFLRHDPDVILIGEMRDEETASTALTAATTGHLVLSTLHANTAIGSIPRLQGLGMDTQLLSESLIGVVSQRLVRIICPHCKEEYAPSQDDLDYLGGAQITKLYRGKGCEACNQTGYIGRTLVYEILVVDRDVREAMERDIELTQLESMAKRKGFRTMYDVGVVKVQQGVTTVEELQRVLGKTRF is encoded by the coding sequence ATGGCCGCTCCGATTCGTATCGGTGATTTGCTCAGGGACAAGGGGTTCATTGGCGACGAACATATTCGCTATGCCCTCCAGGTCCAGCGTGTGACCAAGGAAAAACTCGGTCAGGTCCTGACTCGGACCGGTTTGGTGTCCGAATATGACCTGGTCTACACAGTCTCCCAGCAGCTCAAGCTTGATTACGTCAAGCTCGACAGCATGACCCCCGACTATCAGCTTCTGAAGCGCTTCAATCGTAATGCTTGTCTTGCTCAGCGCGTGTTTCCCATCGCTCAGCAGGATAACGAGATTCTTGCGTGTATTTCGGATATTCCGGATGGAAAGCTGGAGCAAATGATCGTCCGTGCCACAGGCATGCGGCCTCGATTTGTCATGGCCGAGGAAAGCCGGGTCATTTCTGCGATCTACAACTATTTCTACTTTCTCGACAATCCGGTTGAGAAGCTCTTGCAGCGCGAGGTGGGGATCATCGCGGCGGATACGTCGCGTACGGTCAGCCCCGATACGCTCATCAATTACATCCTGCTGCTGGCTGTGAAACAGCGCGCAACGGACGTTCACCTGCGCCCCATGGCCCGCGGCATTGCGGTCGCTTTCCGCGTTGACGGTGTGATGTCCAACGTGGCTTTCCTGCCTCCCGCCCTATCAAGGGTGACGACCTCCATCAAGCTTCAGGCCGGCATGGATATCGCTGAGCAGAGATTGCCGCAGGATGGTCGCTGGACAGCCAACCTGCTGGAACGGCGTTACGACATTCGTGTCTCGTCAATTGTCACTCCGTTCGGCGAAAACGTGGTCATGCGTTTGCTGTCACAGGAAAAAGCTAGCTTCAGCTTCCCAGCCCTTGGATTCCTTGAAGAGGACGTGGCCATTCTGGCGCGAATCTTCGACGAACCCTTTGGGATTCTGCTGCTGACCGGTCCTACCGGTTCAGGTAAATCAACAACCCTTGTTGCGGGCCTGACCTCGTTGGATCTGCTGGGCAAGAACGTGCTCACGGTTGAAAACCCCATTGAGTATGTGGTTCCCCTGGCACGCCAGACCCAGGTCAACGAAGGTGCGGGTTACAATTTCTCCAATGCCATGCGCCACTTCCTTCGCCATGACCCGGATGTCATCCTCATCGGTGAAATGCGAGACGAAGAGACAGCGTCAACGGCACTGACTGCCGCGACGACTGGTCACTTGGTCCTGTCTACTTTGCACGCCAACACCGCCATCGGTTCCATCCCGCGTCTGCAGGGCTTGGGGATGGATACGCAATTGCTCTCCGAGAGTTTGATCGGTGTCGTCAGTCAGCGTCTGGTGCGTATTATCTGTCCTCATTGCAAAGAGGAATATGCCCCCAGCCAGGATGATCTCGACTATCTTGGCGGTGCTCAGATAACCAAATTGTATCGTGGTAAGGGCTGCGAGGCTTGCAATCAAACAGGCTACATAGGTCGAACACTGGTCTATGAGATTCTTGTGGTTGATCGTGATGTGCGTGAAGCCATGGAACGTGACATCGAACTCACTCAGTTGGAAAGCATGGCCAAACGCAAGGGCTTCCGCACCATGTATGATGTGGGAGTGGTCAAGGTTCAACAAGGTGTTACCACGGTTGAGGAGTTGCAGCGCGTACTCGGTAAGACGAGATTCTAG